A region of Salinibacter sp. 10B DNA encodes the following proteins:
- a CDS encoding response regulator transcription factor, with translation MSSNDRSTDHIRVYLVDDHPAIREAIRDTIEGTIDMEICGETSSSDEAFREIEEIQPDVAIVDISLNDAHGLDLVQNVRSQYPEVRMIVFSMYDENVYAERAIRAGAAGYLMKSEPTKNIIEAVRSAHDGEVYLSRKMSSRILNKVAMGRTAEPSFAIDELTDREMAVFQMLGQGYSVQEIQDRLSLSRKTIETYRRRAKEKLGFDTVSELLQYAVQWTYGQGTHGEGEASAQQSS, from the coding sequence ATGTCGTCGAATGACCGCTCCACAGACCATATTCGTGTCTACCTCGTCGACGATCACCCCGCCATCCGCGAGGCCATCCGCGACACCATTGAAGGCACGATCGACATGGAGATCTGCGGGGAAACCAGTTCGTCCGATGAGGCCTTTCGCGAGATTGAGGAAATTCAGCCTGACGTTGCCATCGTCGACATCTCGTTGAATGATGCGCACGGGCTTGATCTCGTCCAAAATGTGCGTTCTCAGTATCCGGAGGTGCGGATGATTGTCTTCTCCATGTACGATGAGAACGTCTACGCCGAGCGGGCCATTCGGGCCGGGGCGGCGGGGTATCTCATGAAAAGTGAGCCGACGAAGAATATTATCGAGGCCGTTCGATCCGCCCATGATGGAGAGGTCTACCTGAGCCGCAAAATGTCGTCGCGGATTCTCAACAAGGTGGCCATGGGGCGCACGGCAGAGCCGAGCTTTGCGATCGACGAGCTGACCGATCGGGAAATGGCGGTCTTCCAGATGCTCGGACAGGGCTACAGCGTTCAGGAAATCCAGGATCGGCTAAGCCTGAGCCGAAAGACCATTGAAACGTACCGTCGGCGAGCCAAGGAAAAGCTCGGGTTCGACACCGTCTCGGAGCTGCTGCAGTATGCCGTGCAGTGGACGTACGGACAGGGCACGCACGGGGAAGGCGAAGCTTCTGCCCAGCAATCCTCCTAG